One Lactobacillus crispatus DNA segment encodes these proteins:
- a CDS encoding Blp family class II bacteriocin, translating into MSKVEVLNEEELTTVVGGSKGKGRNNWAGNTIGIVSSAATGAALGSAICGPGCGFVGAHWGAVGWTAVASFSGAFGKIRK; encoded by the coding sequence ATGAGTAAAGTTGAAGTTTTAAATGAAGAAGAATTGACTACTGTTGTTGGTGGTAGTAAAGGAAAGGGAAGAAACAATTGGGCAGGCAATACCATAGGTATAGTAAGTTCAGCTGCAACTGGAGCTGCATTAGGTTCAGCCATTTGTGGTCCCGGTTGTGGATTTGTTGGAGCACACTGGGGCGCAGTTGGTTGGACAGCGGTTGCTAGCTTTTCAGGCGCGTTTGGTAAGATTAGAAAGTAG
- a CDS encoding CPBP family intramembrane glutamic endopeptidase, whose translation MTSKVWNKLLDIELIIGMVVSIIIGIVGESLPRLYWSRMCWIALTILLLNFILKIWGKNKHSIKIASQWLGSLTLILIFNFLIYTTTSMLNLMVKPLVLVSSIVGIVLLLLVDIPVVVVNFPVVKNWFMRLFMIFILYLNYSYNVNRFLGTSGVIKAIIRSGVIIALATFILAFFITRAWQLKFQWNLKLGKSKNFQWLALILLLTFSVWFAFFNSFVTLAPSLADLLCFWQWDFSTFEVTLNSVLAAIEAGIFEETLRYLNLVILLVAMRNFKYRMIFAIVISSILFSLSHLGNLGISTFLIKFDLETTLQQVVYTFGAGMLFAVIYLYTGKLWLSISIHGLVDLIALSETPLTRIVSPLITDGWISAIIILLIPLVVALLMMTGKRKTFMGENVGRIIAVS comes from the coding sequence ATGACAAGCAAAGTGTGGAATAAACTGTTAGACATAGAATTAATTATCGGCATGGTAGTTTCAATTATTATTGGAATAGTTGGTGAAAGTTTGCCGCGACTTTATTGGTCTAGAATGTGTTGGATTGCATTAACCATTTTGTTGCTTAATTTCATTTTGAAAATATGGGGCAAAAACAAGCATTCTATCAAAATAGCAAGTCAATGGCTGGGTAGCTTAACTTTAATCCTGATATTTAACTTTTTGATTTACACGACTACTTCTATGCTCAATTTGATGGTTAAACCACTAGTATTGGTTAGTTCAATTGTGGGCATAGTGTTACTTTTATTGGTTGATATTCCAGTAGTAGTGGTTAACTTTCCAGTAGTGAAAAATTGGTTCATGCGACTATTCATGATTTTCATTTTGTATCTAAACTATAGCTACAATGTTAACAGGTTTCTAGGTACATCTGGTGTAATTAAAGCAATTATTAGGTCTGGTGTAATAATTGCCCTTGCTACTTTTATTTTGGCATTTTTCATAACTAGGGCATGGCAGCTTAAATTTCAATGGAATCTAAAATTGGGCAAAAGTAAAAACTTTCAATGGCTAGCGTTAATTCTCTTGTTAACTTTTTCTGTTTGGTTTGCTTTTTTCAATTCTTTTGTAACTCTAGCACCGTCCTTGGCTGATTTGTTGTGTTTTTGGCAGTGGGATTTTAGTACATTTGAAGTGACTTTAAATTCTGTGTTGGCAGCAATAGAAGCAGGAATATTTGAAGAAACGTTGCGTTACCTGAATTTAGTGATTTTGCTTGTTGCTATGCGGAATTTTAAGTATAGGATGATTTTTGCAATAGTGATTAGTTCTATTCTTTTTAGTTTAAGCCATTTAGGAAATTTGGGAATAAGTACCTTTCTTATTAAGTTTGATTTAGAAACGACATTGCAGCAGGTAGTTTATACATTTGGTGCGGGGATGCTATTTGCAGTGATCTATCTATATACAGGCAAACTATGGTTGAGTATATCGATTCACGGTCTAGTCGATCTAATCGCTTTAAGCGAAACGCCATTAACGAGAATAGTTAGTCCACTGATCACTGATGGCTGGATAAGTGCGATTATTATACTGTTAATTCCATTGGTAGTTGCCTTATTAATGATGACAGGTAAAAGGAAGACGTTCATGGGAGAGAACGTGGGCAGGATTATTGCTGTTAGTTAG
- a CDS encoding glycosyltransferase, producing the protein MNSNKNDVFLTGLIMVKNQEKNIINAIKSIQKYCDLLVIVDTGSTDKTVENIESLALKNLKLYKMTWVENYAYMRNKCLSLVPDGWILVLDSDEEFDSKICDATELKNFLGLLNQKNNPVCTVKTINYDDTAFTRKRVLFRKSSSICYHGLVHEELISVDKTALTVIDTNLSVINKGVVLSEIQKFKKPERYSRLLIKQMNLEPNNPRWLAMISQDYIDLGLISKEQYIEKLRKFIFKEKVDDFSVKNIQFNEWSKYLLARYILVWLSLGDFDKASQCAKTAIKLFPNDVNFLTLYASSINAINSILADQAVNYIKHYLKQGSQNWDEVQEESQGTIYSIKPMLAKLLITEGKYDQASEILNQIDNSKAKQIVYDELRYFRMKKTR; encoded by the coding sequence ATGAATAGTAATAAAAATGATGTTTTTCTTACAGGACTAATTATGGTCAAAAATCAAGAGAAGAATATTATTAATGCAATAAAATCTATTCAAAAGTATTGCGACCTATTGGTGATAGTAGATACAGGTTCTACAGATAAGACCGTAGAAAATATTGAAAGTTTAGCTTTAAAAAATTTGAAATTGTATAAAATGACTTGGGTAGAAAATTACGCTTATATGCGTAATAAGTGCTTGTCGTTAGTTCCAGATGGCTGGATTTTGGTTTTAGATTCAGATGAAGAATTCGACAGCAAAATATGTGATGCCACAGAGTTAAAGAATTTTTTGGGGCTGTTAAATCAGAAAAATAATCCTGTATGTACTGTAAAAACAATTAATTATGATGATACTGCTTTTACTAGAAAAAGAGTACTGTTCAGAAAATCTTCTAGCATTTGTTATCATGGATTAGTTCACGAAGAATTAATTTCAGTTGATAAGACTGCATTGACCGTTATTGATACAAATTTGAGTGTAATTAATAAAGGGGTAGTGCTGTCAGAAATCCAAAAATTCAAAAAGCCAGAAAGATACTCTAGATTATTGATAAAGCAAATGAATCTAGAACCAAATAATCCGAGATGGCTAGCGATGATATCACAGGATTACATTGATTTAGGATTAATTTCTAAAGAACAATATATTGAGAAATTAAGAAAGTTTATATTTAAGGAAAAAGTCGATGACTTTTCGGTTAAAAATATTCAATTTAATGAATGGTCTAAGTATTTATTAGCTAGGTATATTTTAGTTTGGCTTTCATTAGGTGATTTTGATAAAGCAAGCCAATGTGCAAAAACGGCTATAAAATTGTTCCCTAATGATGTTAACTTTTTGACTTTGTATGCTAGTTCCATTAATGCTATTAATTCAATTCTTGCTGATCAAGCGGTTAATTACATTAAGCATTATCTTAAACAAGGATCCCAAAATTGGGATGAAGTTCAAGAAGAATCACAAGGAACAATATATTCAATTAAGCCGATGCTTGCTAAATTATTGATAACTGAAGGTAAGTATGATCAAGCATCAGAAATTTTAAATCAAATTGATAATTCTAAAGCTAAGCAAATAGTATATGATGAACTTAGATATTTTAGAATGAAAAAAACGAGGTAA
- a CDS encoding CPBP family intramembrane glutamic endopeptidase — translation MKNKQYELILKVQLLIGILLTLCFSLHIGHKFIFLKQESPIILCSLVVIFVFTLLQNKNHYFQVMAKGLSILVLPYVFNFLVYNGVSFFNQVFPNEAILFSIMGCILLLVVNIPWVMVAMPILKNGFFRVLSIAIIDVSWTFNINNFVNLPESLHFLVYDALIVALESFVLAFFITKAWGLKFSWNLKFVKTSNFQLGSWLLLLGLMIWLIFFNTYLNIVDTWPELLSFWHWNNYEISYHFTADILAFSATAGIGEETIRGLEIIALLYAMRNFKSRITSAVIISAILFSLIHLSGLNTITNGTYYSIDMIAQQLTYALGFGLIFGVFYLYTGKLWLGMLIHFLIDLETTSSDESITMFTGWPAAIIILVVSVLIFGWMLTGKRRKFMEDNVDRIIAVD, via the coding sequence ATGAAAAACAAACAGTATGAGTTGATTTTGAAAGTTCAACTATTGATCGGAATATTGCTGACATTATGCTTTAGTTTGCATATTGGTCATAAATTTATTTTCTTAAAACAAGAGAGTCCGATCATATTATGTTCGTTAGTGGTGATTTTTGTTTTTACTTTGTTGCAGAACAAAAATCATTATTTCCAAGTAATGGCTAAAGGCTTGAGTATTTTAGTATTACCATATGTGTTTAATTTTTTAGTTTATAATGGTGTCTCTTTCTTTAATCAAGTCTTTCCGAATGAGGCAATACTTTTCTCAATTATGGGATGCATTCTTTTACTTGTAGTGAATATTCCCTGGGTAATGGTCGCAATGCCGATATTGAAGAACGGCTTTTTCCGAGTACTAAGTATTGCAATTATTGATGTGAGTTGGACATTCAATATCAATAATTTTGTTAATCTACCAGAATCACTTCACTTTCTAGTATATGATGCCTTGATAGTTGCCCTGGAAAGCTTTGTGTTAGCTTTCTTTATAACTAAGGCATGGGGACTAAAATTTAGTTGGAATTTAAAGTTTGTCAAAACAAGTAATTTTCAATTAGGATCTTGGCTGTTGCTTTTGGGGCTAATGATCTGGCTTATTTTCTTTAATACGTATCTCAATATTGTAGATACGTGGCCAGAATTGCTCAGTTTTTGGCATTGGAATAATTATGAAATTTCATATCATTTTACTGCAGATATATTAGCTTTTTCAGCTACAGCTGGTATTGGTGAAGAAACAATTCGTGGATTAGAAATAATAGCTTTGCTTTATGCTATGCGTAACTTTAAAAGCAGAATCACGTCAGCAGTGATAATATCAGCAATTTTGTTTAGTTTAATCCATTTAAGTGGCTTGAATACTATTACAAATGGTACATATTATTCTATCGACATGATAGCACAGCAGCTTACATATGCTTTGGGCTTTGGTTTAATATTTGGTGTGTTTTATTTATATACTGGTAAATTATGGTTAGGGATGTTAATCCATTTTCTAATCGACTTGGAAACGACAAGCTCTGATGAATCGATAACTATGTTTACGGGTTGGCCGGCTGCAATAATTATATTGGTTGTTTCTGTGTTGATTTTCGGGTGGATGTTAACAGGTAAGAGACGAAAATTCATGGAGGATAATGTGGATAGAATTATTGCTGTTGATTGA
- a CDS encoding LytR/AlgR family response regulator transcription factor — MANYPIIVCDDDHDLANQLATNINSSIQNLSDDNSSYSELKERVTFVANDFAQAVGYIVANDIKNGIYFLDIELSQQSEAKNGVDLAEFIKKQDENAQIIFVTAYEKYAPLTYRRRIGAIDYISKNLSSDEIIQRLEETLRGAIDNLTNMIKYGNRNFKYKIGRNVFKVSENEVIYIENGTMQHKVHMVTDHGDVEFKGNISQVAKDADFLVKVSQSTLVNPNNIRAIDTHHQVIILENKNEVSYSRAYKKVIKQLMARFENIEAI, encoded by the coding sequence ATGGCTAATTATCCTATTATCGTTTGTGATGATGATCATGATTTGGCTAATCAATTAGCTACTAATATTAATAGTTCAATCCAAAATTTATCAGATGATAATTCGAGCTACAGTGAATTAAAGGAAAGAGTGACTTTTGTAGCTAATGATTTTGCTCAAGCAGTTGGCTATATTGTAGCTAATGATATTAAGAATGGCATTTACTTTCTTGATATTGAATTGAGTCAGCAATCTGAAGCGAAAAACGGGGTAGACTTAGCAGAGTTCATCAAGAAACAGGATGAGAATGCGCAGATTATCTTTGTTACTGCATATGAGAAGTATGCGCCGCTGACATATCGTAGACGAATTGGAGCGATTGACTATATTAGTAAAAACTTGTCTTCGGATGAGATTATTCAACGTCTTGAAGAAACACTCCGTGGTGCTATCGATAATCTAACTAATATGATTAAGTATGGTAATCGAAACTTTAAATACAAGATTGGTCGCAATGTATTTAAGGTTAGTGAAAATGAAGTTATTTATATTGAGAATGGTACCATGCAGCATAAGGTGCATATGGTGACGGATCATGGAGATGTGGAATTTAAAGGTAATATAAGTCAAGTAGCTAAGGATGCAGATTTTTTGGTTAAAGTCTCACAATCTACGTTAGTCAATCCCAATAATATTAGAGCCATTGATACTCATCATCAGGTAATTATATTGGAAAACAAAAATGAAGTCAGCTATTCAAGAGCCTACAAGAAAGTAATTAAGCAGTTAATGGCTAGATTTGAGAATATTGAAGCAATTTAG
- a CDS encoding LPXTG cell wall anchor domain-containing protein, with translation MNKKKILTLMASPVVLLMLNSAVVHADEVEPKTNQQVEQQPNNGEKQTAESTENDQTKENDSSKETEDTSPDAVNSQKQSNNSNSKKDQVEDEESDEDDVTVEEYENNVKDFKRVDMAQVKDLIAKQDNQDRVMYIGRPTCYYCRQFSPDLKDFNKIDKGKLLYFNIDAEKGAHEYAFKVIGIPGTPTTMRFINGKIVSAWIGGEKTGQELYDFLYSSEANKLVESVTVKDDAQQNSETNSNLDEVDDQQVEQPVADNMQEDNNLTDFIPGTIFAEANNVASSNNDLNQVVNREDEPSSVKSENTESKKISHKAKPMNASSKPKVAKKKLMINYEGKYTKDTHEETINWDTTKLEAKKNTINHIETRYSQLPQTNSENNHILIILGTMISIVAGLLGLTEKFIKKD, from the coding sequence ATGAATAAAAAGAAAATATTAACTTTAATGGCCAGTCCGGTGGTATTGCTTATGTTGAATTCTGCTGTAGTTCATGCTGATGAGGTAGAACCTAAAACTAATCAACAAGTAGAACAGCAGCCAAATAATGGAGAAAAGCAAACTGCAGAGTCTACTGAAAATGATCAAACGAAAGAAAATGATTCATCCAAGGAAACAGAAGACACTTCTCCTGATGCAGTTAATTCACAAAAGCAGTCAAATAATTCAAATTCTAAAAAAGATCAAGTAGAAGACGAAGAATCTGATGAGGATGACGTAACTGTTGAAGAATATGAAAATAACGTCAAAGATTTTAAACGTGTTGATATGGCACAGGTTAAAGATCTAATAGCTAAGCAAGATAATCAAGACCGAGTAATGTACATTGGTCGTCCAACCTGTTACTATTGTCGACAATTCTCTCCAGATTTAAAGGATTTTAATAAGATTGATAAAGGAAAGTTATTGTACTTTAATATTGATGCTGAAAAGGGTGCTCATGAATATGCTTTTAAAGTTATTGGTATTCCTGGTACACCAACTACGATGCGATTCATAAATGGCAAGATTGTCAGTGCATGGATTGGCGGGGAGAAAACAGGACAGGAATTGTATGACTTCTTGTATTCTTCTGAAGCAAATAAGCTGGTAGAGAGTGTAACTGTCAAAGATGATGCGCAACAAAATTCAGAAACTAATTCAAATTTAGATGAAGTAGATGATCAACAAGTAGAACAACCTGTCGCTGATAATATGCAAGAAGATAATAATTTAACTGATTTTATACCTGGGACAATTTTTGCAGAAGCAAATAATGTAGCAAGTAGTAATAATGATTTAAACCAAGTTGTGAATAGAGAAGATGAACCGTCTTCTGTTAAGAGTGAGAATACAGAATCAAAAAAGATTTCTCATAAAGCAAAACCAATGAATGCTAGTTCAAAACCAAAAGTTGCTAAAAAGAAATTGATGATTAACTATGAAGGTAAGTACACTAAAGATACTCATGAAGAAACCATAAATTGGGATACTACTAAATTAGAAGCGAAAAAGAATACTATTAATCATATTGAAACTAGATATTCTCAATTACCTCAGACAAATAGTGAAAATAACCATATTTTGATTATTTTGGGGACAATGATCTCGATTGTTGCTGGATTATTGGGGTTGACAGAAAAATTTATAAAGAAGGACTAA
- a CDS encoding sensor histidine kinase has protein sequence MEYIIIVLYLVSYLFDPICFFKIANIKPIRTRSLLFVITGFISSFIAEKFLLDAGVLVSNLIYLALIFLFFWKEIRNPFVLAGAGIVPLIFDLMVDVLNQIFNIASTQILWMEVVVLLFYILVFYFVIKLSDKIRYQLESKNNKIIVGLLIYFYISILIILEVKIFIKQSYLTTAIFSLLLILQLLFVGVAYVFILRMQAQLINREKQLNKLDKQRQLEEYTKYLEDSEDDLRQFKHDYQNVLNSLKLYAQEGDVQAVIHKLDKETNSSLDPAALSKYKDVNHVHVKSIKSIIITKLAEMYNLKIPYNFECRGSVKKLPANIDELDLVRILGIAFDNAIEESKIIKDMAEKNKSSEYEEIQIMAYSDGPDNFEFEIRNRVRKDQKISTSKIQEQGFTTKKGHQGYGLANIRKLEEKYPDMSVSYMVQDGWFDFYMVIDMEDGDEDNG, from the coding sequence ATGGAATATATAATTATTGTTTTATATTTAGTTTCATATCTTTTTGATCCTATTTGTTTCTTTAAAATCGCAAACATAAAGCCTATTAGAACTAGATCGCTATTATTTGTAATTACTGGCTTTATAAGTAGCTTTATTGCAGAAAAATTTTTATTAGATGCAGGTGTATTGGTATCTAATTTAATTTATCTTGCTCTAATATTTTTATTTTTTTGGAAAGAAATTAGGAATCCTTTTGTGCTTGCAGGAGCAGGAATTGTACCACTAATATTTGATTTAATGGTGGATGTGTTAAATCAAATATTTAATATAGCATCTACACAAATTTTATGGATGGAAGTAGTAGTTCTCTTATTTTATATTCTTGTTTTCTATTTTGTAATTAAGTTAAGTGATAAAATACGTTATCAATTAGAAAGCAAAAATAATAAAATAATAGTTGGATTATTAATTTACTTTTATATCTCAATTCTTATTATTCTGGAAGTCAAGATTTTTATAAAGCAAAGTTATCTAACTACTGCTATTTTTTCGCTATTATTAATTTTGCAGTTGCTATTTGTGGGTGTTGCTTATGTTTTTATTTTAAGAATGCAAGCGCAACTTATTAATAGGGAAAAGCAATTAAATAAACTAGATAAACAAAGACAGCTCGAAGAATATACCAAATATCTTGAAGATAGTGAGGATGATCTTCGACAATTTAAACATGACTACCAAAATGTTTTAAACTCATTAAAATTGTATGCCCAAGAGGGTGATGTTCAAGCAGTAATTCACAAATTGGATAAAGAGACTAACTCAAGTTTAGATCCTGCGGCGCTATCAAAGTATAAGGATGTAAATCATGTTCATGTAAAATCGATTAAAAGCATCATTATTACCAAGTTAGCAGAGATGTATAATCTTAAAATTCCTTATAATTTTGAATGTAGAGGCAGTGTAAAAAAACTGCCGGCTAATATTGATGAATTGGATCTTGTTAGAATCCTAGGAATTGCCTTCGATAATGCAATTGAAGAAAGCAAGATTATAAAGGATATGGCTGAAAAGAATAAATCTTCGGAGTATGAAGAGATTCAAATTATGGCTTATTCAGATGGACCGGATAACTTTGAATTCGAAATTCGTAATAGAGTGCGTAAAGATCAAAAGATCTCTACTAGCAAAATACAAGAACAAGGTTTTACAACTAAAAAAGGACATCAGGGCTATGGTCTAGCCAATATTAGAAAACTAGAAGAAAAGTATCCTGATATGTCAGTTTCATACATGGTTCAAGATGGCTGGTTTGACTTCTACATGGTGATTGATATGGAAGATGGTGATGAAGATAATGGCTAA